The following nucleotide sequence is from Kiritimatiella glycovorans.
CGGTGGTGGCCGTGCAGGAGGGGACGAGCAGGGTCCTCGCGGTCGGCGACGAAGCCAAGCGCATGCTGGGGCGCACACCGGGGAGCATTGTGGCGATACGGCCGCTGAAGGCCGGGGTGATCGCGGATTTCGAGATCACCGAGGCCATGCTCAGGTACTTCATACGCAAGGTCCACAATCGCAGGCGGTGGATACGTCCCCGCGTGATTGTGGCCGTTCCCAGCGGTATTACGGAGGTTGAGAAACGCGCCGTCAAGGACTCCGCGCTCCACGCCGGAGCGCGCGATGTGTTCCTGATCGAAGAGACGATGGCGGCTGCGATAGGCGTGGGCCTGCCGGTGCAGGAACCGGCCGGGAATATGGTCGTGGATATCGGGGGAGGCACCACAGAGGTGGCCATGATCTCCCTGGCCGGGATCGTATTCAGCCGGAGTGTCCGCGTCGGCGGAGATGAGATGGATGAGGCGATCACGCAGTATCTGAAGCGGACTTATAACCTGCTCATCGGAGATCGAACGGCGGAAAACATTAAAATAACTCTGGGCTCGGCCATCCCGGCGGGCGACGAGAGTTCGATGGAAGTCAAGGGTCGCGACCTGGTGGCAGGTCTTCCCAAGACCCTGACGCTGAATTCGGAAGAAGTGCGCCAGGCCCTGCAGGAACCGGTATCGGCGATCGTCGATACGGTCCGGGTGGCCCTGGAACGATGTCTGCCCGAACTGTCGGCCGACCTGGTCGACCGCGGGATGGTGCTCGCCGGCGGCGGCTCCATGCTGCGCGGACTGGACAAGATGATTTCCGAAGAGACCGGCCTGCCGGTCCATATCGCCGAAGATCCCCTGAGCGCCGTG
It contains:
- a CDS encoding rod shape-determining protein — translated: MLSRLFGLFSSDIGIDLGTANTLVYVRDRGIVLREPSVVAVQEGTSRVLAVGDEAKRMLGRTPGSIVAIRPLKAGVIADFEITEAMLRYFIRKVHNRRRWIRPRVIVAVPSGITEVEKRAVKDSALHAGARDVFLIEETMAAAIGVGLPVQEPAGNMVVDIGGGTTEVAMISLAGIVFSRSVRVGGDEMDEAITQYLKRTYNLLIGDRTAENIKITLGSAIPAGDESSMEVKGRDLVAGLPKTLTLNSEEVRQALQEPVSAIVDTVRVALERCLPELSADLVDRGMVLAGGGSMLRGLDKMISEETGLPVHIAEDPLSAVAEGTGVVLHELDFLRRMTGSDQHR